One Paraburkholderia aromaticivorans genomic region harbors:
- a CDS encoding putative bifunctional diguanylate cyclase/phosphodiesterase — translation MTCEATSENTLGPAPEGRYGSNLAEGVLASERTVLRLITRNTPLPELLDEVCRRAEALLGEGASCSILLLDPDGVHARVGGAPSLPAHFSAAIDGAAIGPRVGSCGTAMYERRLVVVEDIETDPLWADFRHLALPLGLRACWSVPFENDSGVVLGAFAVYYRVPRRPSAEEEAMLRDIGHSVGLAVHQDTMVQRLAHSEEHHRLVVDHLIEGIVVQSRGGIVLACNPSAQRILRATPQIVGRSIYTVMVRAYHEDGSLVADTVRPTAQVLTTGKPVLGVTIGVELIGGDIVWITENVVPIIKPGESEPSSVLISFTDIGPVREAQRQLKFLATRDSLTGLYNRAYLTERMRDLFTPDMASGMGELASVAVLFVDLDGFKKVNDTAGHEAGDSLLCSVAERLSACISPEDTLARVGGDEFVIVVSAYENTGHLIGLARRILDMIAVPFAVADNEYYLGASIGISRFPEDGQDVATLMRNADSAMYHAKQRGRNNFQFFTAELNQHLQRRFTIEQSLRRALAANELSLVYQPIVDSHDGRTIGAEALLRWYNSELGNVSPGEFIPVAEDAGLIVEIGDFVLARACEQVAQWRRTLAPELIVAVNLSPRQFNDGLVERIERCLAQSGLEPTALELEITERLLMSDSETVLPMLSALNDMGVRISVDDFGTGYSSLSYLKRFPLHNLKIDRSFVAGLPDHRDSIAITQAVVAMAHSLGMNVTAEGVETAEQAAFLRAIDCDKQQGYLYSRPVGASAYARGLWDAQVNVADAS, via the coding sequence ATGACTTGCGAAGCGACATCAGAAAACACGCTGGGACCAGCGCCTGAAGGCCGCTATGGATCGAATCTCGCTGAAGGGGTGCTGGCATCGGAGCGCACGGTGTTGCGGTTGATCACCCGCAACACGCCGCTGCCGGAATTGCTTGACGAAGTATGCCGCCGCGCGGAAGCGCTGCTGGGGGAAGGCGCGTCCTGTTCAATCCTGTTGCTCGATCCCGACGGCGTGCACGCCAGAGTGGGTGGCGCGCCGTCGCTGCCGGCGCATTTCAGCGCGGCGATCGACGGCGCGGCGATCGGTCCACGGGTCGGCTCGTGCGGCACCGCTATGTACGAGCGGCGCCTCGTCGTCGTCGAGGATATCGAAACCGATCCGCTGTGGGCCGACTTCCGGCACCTCGCATTGCCGCTCGGCCTGCGGGCTTGCTGGTCGGTGCCCTTTGAAAACGATTCCGGCGTGGTGCTCGGCGCCTTCGCGGTCTACTACCGCGTGCCGCGCCGTCCGAGCGCCGAGGAAGAAGCGATGCTGCGTGACATCGGCCACAGCGTCGGTCTCGCCGTGCATCAGGACACCATGGTCCAGCGCCTCGCGCACAGCGAGGAGCATCACCGGCTGGTGGTCGATCACCTGATCGAAGGGATCGTCGTGCAGTCGCGCGGGGGCATCGTGCTCGCCTGCAATCCGAGCGCGCAGCGCATTTTGCGTGCGACCCCGCAGATCGTCGGCCGCAGTATTTATACGGTGATGGTGCGCGCGTATCACGAGGACGGCTCGCTCGTCGCCGATACCGTCCGCCCGACCGCGCAGGTGCTGACAACCGGCAAACCCGTGCTCGGCGTCACGATCGGCGTGGAACTGATAGGCGGCGACATCGTCTGGATCACCGAGAACGTCGTGCCGATCATCAAGCCGGGCGAGAGCGAGCCGAGTTCGGTGCTGATTTCGTTTACCGACATCGGACCCGTGCGCGAGGCGCAGCGCCAACTCAAGTTCCTCGCCACCCGCGATTCGCTCACCGGCCTCTACAACCGCGCCTATCTCACCGAGCGGATGCGCGATCTGTTCACGCCGGACATGGCGTCCGGCATGGGCGAACTGGCGAGCGTCGCCGTGCTGTTCGTCGACCTGGACGGCTTCAAGAAGGTCAACGACACGGCGGGTCACGAGGCCGGCGATTCCCTGCTCTGCAGCGTGGCGGAGCGCCTCTCGGCGTGCATCTCGCCCGAGGACACGCTCGCGCGCGTGGGCGGCGACGAGTTCGTGATCGTGGTCAGCGCGTATGAAAATACCGGGCATCTGATCGGCCTCGCGCGCCGCATCCTCGACATGATCGCGGTGCCGTTCGCGGTGGCGGATAACGAGTACTACCTGGGCGCGTCGATCGGCATCAGCCGTTTTCCCGAAGACGGCCAGGACGTGGCAACGCTCATGCGCAACGCCGATTCGGCGATGTATCACGCCAAGCAGCGCGGCCGCAACAACTTCCAGTTCTTCACCGCCGAGCTGAATCAGCATCTGCAGCGCCGCTTTACGATCGAGCAGTCGCTGCGGCGCGCGCTCGCCGCCAACGAACTGAGCCTCGTGTACCAGCCGATCGTCGACAGCCACGACGGCCGCACGATCGGCGCGGAGGCGCTCCTGCGCTGGTACAACAGCGAATTGGGCAACGTGTCGCCGGGGGAATTCATCCCCGTGGCGGAAGATGCCGGGCTGATCGTCGAAATCGGCGACTTCGTGCTGGCGCGGGCCTGCGAGCAGGTGGCGCAATGGCGGCGCACGCTGGCGCCGGAGCTGATCGTCGCGGTGAACCTGTCGCCGCGGCAGTTCAACGACGGCCTGGTGGAGCGGATCGAACGCTGTCTCGCGCAGTCGGGGCTCGAACCGACGGCGCTGGAGCTGGAGATCACCGAACGGCTGCTGATGAGCGACAGCGAAACCGTCTTGCCGATGCTGAGCGCGCTGAACGACATGGGCGTGCGCATTTCCGTCGACGATTTCGGCACCGGCTATTCGTCGCTGTCGTATCTGAAGCGCTTCCCGCTGCATAACCTGAAAATCGATCGCTCGTTCGTCGCGGGTTTGCCGGATCATCGCGATTCGATTGCGATTACCCAGGCAGTGGTGGCGATGGCGCACTCGCTCGGCATGAACGTCACCGCCGAAGGGGTGGAAACCGCCGAACAGGCGGCGTTCCTGCGCGCGATCGATTGCGACAAGCAGCAGGGCTATCTTTACAGCCGTCCGGTCGGGGCCAGTGCGTATGCCCGCGGTTTGTGGGACGCGCAGGTCAACGTGGCCGACGCCTCCTGA
- a CDS encoding SH3 domain-containing protein, whose product MKQHLVRCLYAAAGVLALPAVACAQSQAYTNTTVNVRAGPAPDYPVVTQLPGGVPLSVMGCISNYQWCDVAAPNLRGWVYAGSLSYPYQGANVPVMNYGTVIGLPIVTFSIGSYWGDYYRGRPWYGQQSRWAHHPPPPPPRPGAGRPPGGPPPGHGGGRPPGGPPPGHGGGRPPSGPPPGNIGGRPPGGQPSGNAGGRPPGGQPSDNAGGRPPGGQPSGNADGRPPGGQPSGNAGGRPPGGQPSGNAGGRPPGGQPSGNAGGRPPGGPQGNAGGRPQGGPPQGGGGRPPGGGGQGGGNGGNGGGEHGGGGGGGGGRPPDQHG is encoded by the coding sequence ATGAAACAACACCTCGTTCGATGTCTGTATGCGGCGGCCGGCGTGCTGGCCCTGCCCGCGGTGGCCTGCGCGCAGTCGCAGGCCTACACCAACACCACCGTCAACGTGCGCGCGGGTCCGGCGCCGGATTACCCGGTCGTGACGCAATTGCCAGGCGGTGTGCCGTTGAGCGTCATGGGGTGCATCAGCAACTATCAATGGTGCGATGTCGCGGCGCCCAACTTGCGTGGCTGGGTGTATGCAGGGTCGCTCAGTTATCCCTATCAGGGCGCCAACGTGCCCGTGATGAACTACGGCACGGTAATCGGGCTGCCGATCGTGACGTTTTCGATCGGCTCGTATTGGGGCGACTATTATCGCGGCCGGCCTTGGTACGGCCAGCAATCGCGCTGGGCGCATCATCCGCCGCCGCCTCCACCGCGCCCCGGCGCGGGAAGACCGCCGGGTGGGCCGCCCCCGGGGCATGGTGGAGGAAGACCGCCGGGCGGCCCGCCGCCGGGGCACGGCGGGGGAAGGCCGCCGAGTGGACCGCCGCCAGGGAATATTGGTGGGCGTCCGCCGGGTGGCCAGCCATCGGGCAACGCGGGCGGACGGCCACCGGGTGGCCAGCCATCGGATAATGCAGGCGGACGGCCACCGGGCGGCCAGCCTTCGGGCAATGCGGACGGACGGCCACCGGGCGGGCAGCCATCGGGCAATGCGGGCGGGCGTCCGCCGGGTGGCCAGCCATCGGGCAATGCAGGCGGGCGTCCGCCGGGCGGTCAGCCATCCGGTAACGCAGGTGGGCGGCCTCCCGGTGGTCCACAGGGCAACGCGGGTGGGCGGCCTCAAGGCGGTCCTCCGCAAGGTGGCGGAGGCAGGCCGCCGGGCGGTGGAGGACAGGGCGGTGGCAACGGCGGCAACGGCGGTGGAGAACACGGCGGCGGTGGTGGCGGCGGCGGCGGCCGCCCGCCGGATCAGCACGGCTGA
- a CDS encoding lysozyme inhibitor LprI family protein, translating to MTIIRPLLIAALMLAHPVAHATSFDCNRGRSLTEKMICNDPALSKLDDTLGQLYWKARRRVTNRRAFLTDSDSKWAWREANCRDAACLGTWYATRIGELQTLIESMQTRTPLPSSTPVEPDTRRRPLMAPAQPTEVAMRQCTAANPGIVVNEQCSTVLKETSGQWKHQPHGGDWFCGVAMLAPAEMQADAAQ from the coding sequence ATGACAATCATCCGCCCACTTCTGATCGCCGCGCTGATGCTCGCGCATCCCGTCGCCCACGCCACCAGCTTCGACTGCAACAGGGGACGCTCGCTAACCGAGAAGATGATTTGCAACGACCCCGCGCTCTCGAAGCTCGACGACACGCTGGGGCAACTGTACTGGAAAGCGCGTCGGCGGGTCACCAACCGGCGCGCCTTTCTCACCGACAGCGACAGCAAGTGGGCATGGCGTGAAGCGAACTGCCGCGATGCGGCGTGTCTGGGGACGTGGTACGCGACGCGTATCGGGGAACTGCAGACGCTGATCGAAAGCATGCAAACCAGAACGCCGCTGCCATCCTCCACACCGGTTGAACCGGACACGCGACGCAGGCCGCTCATGGCGCCCGCGCAACCCACCGAGGTGGCGATGCGTCAGTGCACGGCGGCGAATCCTGGGATCGTGGTGAACGAGCAGTGTTCCACCGTGCTCAAGGAGACCAGCGGTCAGTGGAAACATCAACCGCACGGCGGCGACTGGTTCTGCGGCGTCGCGATGCTGGCGCCGGCGGAAATGCAGGCGGACGCCGCGCAATGA
- a CDS encoding nucleoside deaminase — MSLTVSTEAAATAANYPPQGLTPTHEQIVRHLRHSSRVAERATLLGHHPFGAVLVGPDQETVLMEQGNVDTVNHAESVLARVAALNFTPEYLWSCTLYTSVEPCCMCAGTMYWANIGRVVFGMTEKRLLEATGDHAENPTMSVDCRYVFDHCQKPVEVIGPVPEVEAEVMEVQRGFWSGR, encoded by the coding sequence GTGAGTCTGACGGTTTCGACGGAGGCCGCCGCAACGGCCGCCAACTATCCGCCGCAGGGTTTGACGCCCACGCACGAGCAGATCGTGCGGCATCTGCGGCATTCGAGCCGGGTCGCCGAACGGGCGACGCTGCTAGGACATCATCCGTTCGGCGCGGTGCTGGTCGGACCCGACCAGGAGACGGTGCTGATGGAGCAGGGCAACGTCGACACGGTGAATCACGCCGAGTCGGTCTTGGCGCGCGTGGCGGCGTTGAACTTCACGCCTGAGTATTTGTGGAGTTGCACGCTGTACACGTCGGTCGAACCGTGCTGCATGTGTGCCGGGACGATGTATTGGGCCAACATCGGCCGGGTCGTGTTCGGCATGACCGAGAAGCGCTTGCTGGAGGCGACCGGCGATCACGCCGAGAATCCGACCATGAGCGTGGACTGCCGGTATGTCTTCGATCATTGCCAGAAACCGGTCGAGGTGATCGGGCCGGTGCCCGAAGTGGAAGCCGAGGTGATGGAGGTTCAGCGCGGATTCTGGAGCGGCCGCTAG